ACCGGCGCGCCCTCATGAAGTACCTGCGCCTCCGACGCGCCCAGTAGCACCACGCCCATCGCCCCCGATCTCGACTCGCACGCCACGCACATGATCAAAGGAGTCTCGCATGGCATTCACTGGTAAGGCGACCTTCTCGGCCGGCAGCACGCTGCCCGAACTCGTCGAGGACGTCTCGGACATCATCGGCATCGTCAGCCCCTTCGAAACCCCCCTGCTGGATCACCTGGGCGACGCCCGGCGCGCGGCCGCCAGCACCGTGCACGAGTGGATCGAGGATGAGTTGCTGCCCAACACCGGCGTGGTAATTGCCCAGGCGTTCTCGCCCACCGCCCTGACCGACACCACCATCACCGTCGACGACGGCTCGCGCTTCCGCGTGGGAGACCTGGTCCGCCCCGGCGAAGGGCCCGAGGTCATGCTGGTCACCGGAATCGCCAGCGACACGCTGACGGTGGTGCGCAGCTACGGCGGCACCGATGCGATCCCCCTGGCCGAGGACATGGTCCTGACCATCCTGGGCAACGCCGCACTCGAAGGCGCCGAGGCCCCCGATGCACGCTTCACCAACCGCGTGCGCAAGAGCAACTACACGCAGATCTTCACCGCGGCGGTGGAAGTTTCCGGCTCGATGCAGGCCGTGCGTGCCCACGGCATCGCCGACGAGCTGGACTACCAGAAGCAGGAACGCATGCGCGAGTTGCTGCGCGACCTGGAGAACTGCATCATCAACGGCGTGGCGCCCGCGAGCACGCCCCAGGGCTCGGGCTCGGTCCGTCGCTCGATGAACGGCCTGATCCATGGTCTGGAGACCAACCTGTTTGAACCCGGGGAGGGGCCCATTCCGGGTGGTTCGGGCGCCGGGTCGGACGGCCTGACCGAGGAGGTGCTCAACGCCGCCCTCCGCGAGGTGTGGGAACAGTCCTCGGGGCCGATCGACACCATCGTGTGCGGCGGGCTCCAGAAGCGCCGCATCAACGCCTTCCTGACTTCGTCGCGCCGCTATGGCCCCAGCGACGACCGCTACAGCGACCTGGTGAGCGTCTACGAGAGCGACTTCGGCGTCTGCCGCGTGGTCGTGTC
This window of the Phycisphaerales bacterium genome carries:
- a CDS encoding DUF5309 family protein — encoded protein: MAFTGKATFSAGSTLPELVEDVSDIIGIVSPFETPLLDHLGDARRAAASTVHEWIEDELLPNTGVVIAQAFSPTALTDTTITVDDGSRFRVGDLVRPGEGPEVMLVTGIASDTLTVVRSYGGTDAIPLAEDMVLTILGNAALEGAEAPDARFTNRVRKSNYTQIFTAAVEVSGSMQAVRAHGIADELDYQKQERMRELLRDLENCIINGVAPASTPQGSGSVRRSMNGLIHGLETNLFEPGEGPIPGGSGAGSDGLTEEVLNAALREVWEQSSGPIDTIVCGGLQKRRINAFLTSSRRYGPSDDRYSDLVSVYESDFGVCRVVVSRWMPADSLLLLDSSRIEVMPLEGRSFHYKPLAATGDAAMGQVIGEYTVEMRNENAHGLISGLATS